The Thunnus thynnus chromosome 19, fThuThy2.1, whole genome shotgun sequence genome contains the following window.
gtattaaagtttgaagccgataccattaacaccctaggaggagatagcgtttattcaaggtccaaaattggcaaaaaatcatactttgaaattgagattgcggacttcctgttggatttaggtcaggggtgtcagagtatgatttgtaggtcttgatgagacgaataattgagttttggttcgatctctctacgacattcctacgggccgtggcggccgttttagatacataggtggcgctctcgagcatattttggcactttgggggttaatttttacattttatcaaatttttcaccagacctgatgtgcgtgccaaatttggtgagtttttgagcatgtttagggggtcaaatttggAGTTAAaatggcgtattaataaagaataataataaagaaacaaacacgtgaaaaacaatagggtctcaggccctaataataaaaaaataaaggtgctaaacaaacaacagaataaaaaccaGCCCAACAATActtaaaaatagtaaaacccataaaacagaataaaactagAATCAAGTAAAATCAGGGAAGGTGTTGtgataaaagtacatttaagcTCAGATTTAAAAGAAGCCACTGACTCAGCCTCCTTATTTACTCAGGCAGGATGTTTTTCAAAGCTCTGGTCCCGCTCAGTCTTCAGCCGAGAGTCTGGAACAGATAGAAGACCGGAGGACCTCAAAGTGTGAGCAGGGTCGTACAGGAATAGAAGGTCTGAGATATAATGAAAAGTCAAACCATTTAGTGCCTTGAAAGTAATTAAAAGACCTTGAAATCAATTATATTgatcttttaatgatatctttaataTAAGTTTTAAATTAGATGAAAAAGTGGATGAAATTGAAGATATAGACACATATAGACATAGACAGAGCACACTAAGAGACTGAATATAGTGTCCCTTTTTATGTATTGAATTGAGCCTTGATTGTGAATGAGATTCCATTCTGAATGTAATTGTGACACTAAAGAGACTCAAAGATTCACAAGTTAAACATTTCCTCTCATTCTAACAGGGGTCTGGGGGACGATGGCTGATAGAGAGGAGCTTTTGAAGACACTAGAAGAGTTGGGAGATGGTGAATTCAGGATCTTTAGGTGGTTCCTACAGCAGCCGGACATCCTGGAAGGCTCCTCAACCATCCCACAGAGTCATCTGGACAACGCAGACAGGCCGAAAACTGTAGATAAGATAATACAGACCTACAACCATCAGCCTGTGGAAGTGGTGAAGAAAACCTTAAAGAAGATCAACAGGAATGATTTAGTGGGGAAATTGTCAAACATTAACACAGGAGAGCACGGTAAGCTgcaggacagaaacatgaaactgGGACATGATGTGATCACACAAGtcttgaaaaacatttattataataaagcaGCATATACTAAAATATATGTGGAGTTAAAGctgaatcattttatttgtattgttttctgAGACTTTCCTGCATCCACACAGTAGATTTGTTAAGGAGTAAGAGGCtgctgtgtgtgagtttatgttACGCAGATAATcagcaaacatgtttaaaatgtaatactGGTCCCCCAAAAGAAAATAGTGATGAACTGAAAAACCTGAAAAGTTGTGAATTACTGGAATTTTTCCTGTTAAAGGACTCATTTTCAGTAAATGGAGCTGCCTGAGCTGCTGAGAAGTTAAACTGCCTCTAATCTAATTTAGTGTTCAGTTTAAATAATATCTCACAGTATAGAAGTGCTGCAGAGCTGCACATGCTGTCTGGCCCCCACTGAGGTTTTAAACTGGACTGCACTGGTTTGGTATCTGCACCAcagtgggaggagaggtgcAGTTGAGGGTGTGGTGATCTCAATCCGGCTGCAAACTGCAATCTTGGTGCCGATACTGAGTGCGTCTCATGTTATATTGTGACACATTTTGTTGAAGGCTCATATGTGTAAACCTCTCTGAAATCACATATActgcttttttcatgttttgcttGTCTATAAACTTGTGTTCTGGATACATTCCGGTGAGTCTGAATACAGATTAATGATTGATTCTTACCAGCATCTCTCATCCACACCAGCTGCATCCTGTACTGACAGCCTTTACTTTACCCTGGTGATTGTCTGTAAAgacatctgaaggcagcaggaatCTGTTCCATCTCCAGACTCTATAGGAATGATGTTGCACATTGTCAAGGCACAATTACACACGCCAGATCTGCTGGTAAACTCATATCTGAAACTTTTACATCAGTTTGCAGTGATGGGAGTCACAGGGAACAGCCTGCCCAGCGTGCTGACGTGCTGACGTGCCACGGTAAGCGTATTGTATCATTTCCAGTTGCCGACTGTGTCTACTGATAGCGCtgttgctgctctcatctcagttgattttcctatatatataacattactgtggattaatatctgttgtttatttaaactttcgctagttttacacaagcactctcagcGCTTTTCTCTTAGCGACTTTTCTCGCTAATCGCACAAGTTGTTAGTCactttagctctgcagctagcactagcagctaacttaaactaagcagttagcgatggcttctctctctccctctcgttctcctgctctctcttgctcggtgtgtcaaatgtttagttattcctctgcctcctttagtgatagtggtaagtgtaataagtgtagtttatttgcagcactggaggcaaggcttagtgaattggaagtgcggctccgcaccatggaaaaacaatcagctgctaatatagttagccagcccctagTATCCGGTGCGGGCCGACCTAGTGTAGCTCCCACTCCCCGGTAGCTCCcgagcagccgggaagccagggcggctgggtgactgtccgaaggaagcatagccctaagcagaagcccacggttcaccaccaaccagttcatgtttctaacaggttctccccactcagcgacacacccgctgagaaacaaactctgattattggcagctccatagtcagaaacgtgaagttagcgacaccagcagctatagttaaatgtattcctggggccagagcgggcgacattgagtcaaatttaaaactgctggctaagaataagcgtaaatatggtacgattGTCATCCATGTCGGCGGCAACGATTCCCGATTACGCCAATCGGAgatcaccaaaattaatgttgagtcggtgtgtacatttgcaaaaactatgtcggactccgtaattttctctggaccgctgcctaatctgaccagtgatgacatgtatagctgcatgtcacaattcaaccgctggttgtcgaggtggtgtccagcaaacgatgtgggcttcatagataattggcagactttctggggaagacctggtctgattaggagagacggcatacatcccactttggatggagctgctctcatatccagaaatatggccaagtttattagtaaaccaaaaccatgacaacccagagttgagaccaggaggaagagctgcagtcctacacgcttctctgcgcttccattagagcagttacccacccaaaaccacatagagtctgtgtctgtcccccgaccacataaatcaattaaatccaaagtaaacaaaagaagagtcattcatgaaaatctagtaaaaattaaaaccactacttcaatagtacaacaaaataagataattaaatgtggactcttgaacattagatctctgtcatctaaagctgtattagtaaacgatttaatttcagatcatcatattgatttattttgtctcactgaaacctggctgtgtcatgaagaatacgtcagcctaaatgaatccactccccccagtcatattaatactcatattcctcgagacactggccgaggaggaggagttgcagccattttcaactcaagcctaatcatcaaccctagacctaaatttaattataactcattcgaaagccttgttcttagtctctctcagccaacctggaaaactttacagccagttctgtttgttatagtgtatcgtcctcctggcccgtactctgaattcctatctgaattctcagagtttttgtcgtatttagtccttagtacagataaagtaattatagtaggtgattttaatattcatgtggacgttgatagtgacagtctcggcactgcatttatctcattattggactcaattggcttctctcagtgtgtaaataatcccactcaccgtcttaaccacaccctagaccttgttctgacttatgggattgaaattgaacatttaataatttttccacaaaatcctattttatcagatcattttttaataacttttgaattcctattactggattatacaccattagacaaaaatgtcttcactagatgtctctctgatagtgttgtagataaatttaaggaagcaattccgtcagtactgaattcactgccatgtctcaatacaacagaggactcttatgttaactttagtccctcccaaattgataatcttattgacagtgctgcaggctcactaagacaaacactcgactccatcgccccccttaaaaaagaagataataaaacataagaggttagctccatggtataactcccaaacccgcaaattaaagcaaacatcgcgaaaatcggaaaggatttggcgttccaccaaagtagaagagtctcgcttagtctggcaagatagtcttaaaacatataggaaggccctctgtaatgccagaaccgcctattactcagcattaatagaagagaacaaaaactgccctaggttccttttcagcactttggccaggctgacaaagagtcataactctactgatccatgtattcctatagctctcagtagtaacgactttatgagcttctttaatgataaaattctaactattagagagaaaattaaccacctcctgccctcaacaggcaccgttctctccccaaacacaggaaccttggtaacggcagtaaatcctgacatatatttggactgtttttctccagtagacttgtctgaacttcaatgatttgttcagctaaaccatcaacctgtctcttagatcccatcccaactaggctgcttaaggaagccttacccttagtgagaacttctttactagatatgatcaatctgtctttagtaacaggctatgtaccacagtcctttaaagtagctgtaattaaacctcttcttaagaagcctactcttgattcaggtgttttagccaattatagacctatatctaaccttccatttctatctaagatccttgagaaagcagtctctaatcagttatgtgactttctacataacaatagtttatttgaggattttcagtcaggatttagagtgcatcatagcacagagacagcactggtgaaagtcacaaatgacctcctaactgcattggacaaaggatttgtctctatacttgtcctgttagatcttagtgctgcattcgacacaattgaccatcaaatccttttgcagagactggaacatttaattggcattaaaggaactgcattaagctggtttaagtcctatttatcagactgatttcagtttgtacatgttaatgatgaatcctccgtgaaggcaaaagttagacacggagttccacaaggttctgtacttggaccaattctattcaccttatatatgcttcctttaggtaatatcattaggaaacactccataaattttcattgttacgcagatgacacccaattatatttatcagtgaagccagatgaacccaatcagttaaacaaactccaaacatgccttaacgacataaagacctggatgacctgcaattttctgctactaaattcagataaaactgaagttattgtgcttggccctaaacaccttagaaacacattatctaatgataaagctactctggatggcattaccctggcctccagcaccaccgtaaggaatctgggagttatctttgatcaggatatgtcctttaactcccacataaatcaaatttcaaggactgccttttttcacttacgtaatatcacaaaaatcaggcacatcctgtccctaaaagatgcagaaaaactagttcacgcatttgttacttctaggctgaattattgcaattccttattatcaggctgccctaacaagtctctaaagactctccagctggtccagaatgcagctgcacgtgtactgactaaaactagaaaaagagaccacatttctcccattttagcttcgctacattggcttcctgtaaaatctagaatagaatttaaaatccttctcctaacttacaatggtcaggcaccatcatatcttgaagagctcataataccgtattatcccactagaacactgcgctcccagtatgcaggcttactggtggtccctacagtctttaaaagtagaatgggaggcagagccttcagctatcaggctcctcttctatggaaccatctaccggattcagtccggggtgcagacaccctctctatgtttaagagtaggcttaaaactaacctttttgataaagcttatatttagggccgaccaggctcgccttggatcagcccttagttatgctgctataggcctagactgctgggggacttcccatgatgcactgagctcctctctcctcctcctcctcctctccatctgtatgcattcatgtaacatcaatgcatgtcactaactttgcttcttccccggagtttttttgtgctttctcatctcacaggaaaacctgagtcccgggccgaaccttcgcggtccttcacagtcctgatggcatccttccctggctattgctgctattgctgcttgtgcttgttgttgtcgttgcgattgtttttcttctgtcccccctccccctttccctctctctttctctctctcaacccaaccggtcaaagcagatggccgcccaccaagacccggggtctgcttgaggtttctacccgttaaaggggagtttttccttactgctgttgccaagtgcttgctcatgggggagttgttgggtctctgtaaattgaagagtacggtcttgacctgctctatgtgaaaagtgccttgagatgacctctgttgtgatatggcgctatataaataaaaattgattgattgattgattgatctcAGACAACGAGTTTCCTCTGAGGAAAAATCCTAGTAAGATTCCCAAACAGTCAGTGCATCATGGTGGGGAAAGCTTTGTGTTTAAAGTGGATGACAGTAGTGAATATGACTGGCCACAATTGTCACAGCTTTCAACAAGCCCACCTCTAATATATGATAATGCATTCTTCCTGATCATCACCATGAAAATGCCAAATGTGTGCTGGGCATGATGGTTGTCCATCGCTACATAACCTTTTAAAGAACTGATAATCCCAGGAATGTTGCAGATTGTCTGAAAGAGCTGATGACTACAGAGATAATGTCCTGTCAACCTGTTTAAAGGGAACATTAGCTGGAGAGAACACGAGTTtaattcagttatttatttatttaaagtaatcTATTCAAGGTTACTCAGTAGAAAGGCTTAAAACTTTGTTCtagttattttatattattctaCACAGATGAACCAAAGCTTCTACATACCATCACATCCTACCAAACAAGGCTCCAATCTAATCTTGAtctctgacagacaggaagtagctcacagaccaatcagCTGATAGTAAACTATGTGAAGAAGAAGATCAGGGAGAATCAGTCTAAAGAcagaagcatcaatctgttccactgtctgaatgaactgaatgatttttctctagtggaggagatccaacagtccctgagatcaggaagtctctccagagataaactgtctcctgctcagtgttCATCTCTGGTCCCCATCTTACCGTCACCAGGAAAACATCCGGATGTGAATGACCcgaagaaatactctgcttcagaggaggctccTCTGGGGCCGCTGCCAGAGGTCAAAGCTTCAAATGAAGCTCTGTAAGTGGATTTAAACTTAtattacaaagaaaacaaagttacCATATCTTGTCATCACTTCTTCTCCAGGTTGAGTGTGTGTAAcatctcagagagaagctgtgcagctttGTCCTCAGCTCTTCTGCCTCtttaataaatcaattaaagagaAATGCATATGGAGCCAGAATGTGTGACATCTTTTTCCAGCTTTTGATTTTGCTTCCAGTTATCAGCACCTCACTACAACCCTTGGTGTGATTTACTTTTCCactatatattttacatattaacaTCTACAAAGCCTTCTGCCAAAACTTCTGCATTATGACTTATAGTTGTTGAGTTAAGCCTGTTTATTGAGTGTTGTCCTGTTTGCATtcagctcctctgcctctttaCTTAATCAGTTAATCTCATTAGATCACAAAAAGTAGGTCAAACCTAGACAGTGATGATACGATATTGATCTCCTGTAATGAAACAGAGGGctaaatgataaactgaatcaAGTTATATTAAGATTGAAGGTTAGTACCATCAGCTGTTTAtctcctaatattcacacacagcagaaacaaacattcaacattttctaTTGAGCTTTTTCTGGATATTTGGTGAAAATTTGATccacattttaatgaaatttgaCTAATGTCCTTGAATTTGTTCTGCAGACGTTACTGGAAGCTATCGGTCTGCTTATCTGTACTGTTGGGAAcaatacagacaaaaagaaacagctgctctgataCACAGACAAGACGACCTTTAAACACAGTTATTACTGATGATTTTACGTTTGTCATTCCTatgtaacacatacacacttataaCCAGAATAcaacattattattagtttaaaaataataataacaataatgataataataataataataataataataataataataataataataataataattgctgTATTCTGGTTATAATTGTGTATGCAGGATGGGATTGACAAAGCTAAAAGCATCAGTAATAATTCTGTTTATCAAGTATATAATgtagtgaaaatgttttggtaCATTAGGTAAAGATTTAAATTTTTCTTgataaagtcattaaaaaattCAGAACTTGGTGTTTGGAgatttgaatatgtattttaaatgttctaACTAAAGGCAGTGGTATGttacacagaaaaagaagatcCTGTTAATTGACTGTAATCTGAGTCTCTGTCCTCACAGTCAAAACCAGAACTCACATTTAGACTAAAATCCTCAAATGTGGCCGTTTggtttgactttattttattcatattctacaatcacagatgtcacagctgcagtatttatactccACTGTACTATTATTCATTTATGAAACCAGCCACTACTGTAGGCATGTATATGATTAGAAATGTGATTAATTTGTCAGTTTGATGAGAAAAGAACAAGTTGATTGAATCTCTGCTTTTTCTACAGCATTTATTACATACCAACAAAGTATAAGGACATCATCTCCAAAAGTACTCTGATCTCTTTAGGATCTCCTGCTGTCTACCTGCTGAAAACAAAGGAAGAGAAGTTTGGAACTCtgacaagaaaaactgttggtGAGAAAAACCTGAACAAGAAGAATGAAACCATCTTACTTGTAGGTGAAACAGGAGCAGGAAAATCTACTCTGATCAACTCTCTGGTCAACTACACCATAGGAGTGAAGTTTAAGGACAAAATCTGGTTTGAGATcgtagaagaagagaagagaagatgtCAGACAGAGAGTCAGACATCAGATGTGATCGTGTACGAGATCTTTGGTTTTGAAGGTAAAACTCTGCCCTTCTCTCTGACCATCATCGATACTCCTGGATACGGAGACACCAGAGGGATTGaacaagatgacatcatcagtcaaAGATTATTTGACTTGTTCCGTTCAGAAGATGGAGTTCATGAAATTGATGCAGTGGGTCTGGTGCTGAAGGCGAGTGTGAATCAACTGAGTGACCGACAGAAGTACATCTTTGATTCAGTGACGTCTCTGTTTGGAAAAGACATTGAGAAGAACATCGTCGCTCTCATGACACACTCAGATGGAGTAACACCTGAAAATGCTCTACATGTACTTGAAGATGCAAACATTAAATGTGCCAAAAATGAGAAGAATCATCcccttca
Protein-coding sequences here:
- the LOC137171285 gene encoding uncharacterized protein, whose translation is MMTGSSSQTNQLIVNYVKKKIRENQSKDRSINLFHCLNELNDFSLVEEIQQSLRSGSLSRDKLSPAQCSSLVPILPSPGKHPDVNDPKKYSASEEAPLGPLPEVKASNEALIYYIPTKYKDIISKSTLISLGSPAVYLLKTKEEKFGTLTRKTVGEKNLNKKNETILLVGETGAGKSTLINSLVNYTIGVKFKDKIWFEIVEEEKRRCQTESQTSDVIVYEIFGFEGKTLPFSLTIIDTPGYGDTRGIEQDDIISQRLFDLFRSEDGVHEIDAVGLVLKASVNQLSDRQKYIFDSVTSLFGKDIEKNIVALMTHSDGVTPENALHVLEDANIKCAKNEKNHPLHFLFNNNQTTQRTDEDEFALGNAWRVTERGMKRFTDFLEKSKPQQLITTVEVLNTRIRITACINNLQDRIQLIELKQNEIQQTQEALKKHEQEMKKNEEFTVEVDEVYKDKEDIRGGMWGFFFYKGAVTCNVCEENCHHPGCTMARGPKHCEVMKRGHCTVCTKKCPALKHVKEKWIYVNKTRKVKKTLQDVKEKYEKNKVDREQKKSLLENLQTEMEELKAEKIQLLTEAYHHVEQLERISLNVNSLSTYVHLDFLIEKMKEIRDTKKVKKLEEMKKQEDEKNKAGLRYMFGKLTVGKDAVI